The Candidatus Zixiibacteriota bacterium genome has a window encoding:
- a CDS encoding KH domain-containing protein — protein MKDFLETIVRALVDNPEAVAISEVEGSRTTVYELRVGAGDLGKVIGKSGQTARAIRTLLAAAAARQGKRAVLEILE, from the coding sequence ATGAAGGATTTCCTCGAGACGATTGTCAGGGCGCTGGTAGACAACCCGGAGGCGGTTGCGATCAGCGAGGTAGAAGGCTCGCGCACGACGGTTTACGAACTGCGAGTCGGCGCGGGTGATCTCGGCAAGGTGATCGGCAAATCCGGTCAGACGGCCAGGGCGATCCGAACGCTGCTGGCGGCGGCGGCCGCGCGCCAGGGCAAACGGGCAGTGCTGGAAATACTGGAGTAG
- the ffh gene encoding signal recognition particle protein, which yields MFSHLTDKLELAFKKLRGLGKISETNIKDSMREVRQALLEADVNFKVARDFVKSVQEKAVGTEVLKSIDPGQQIVKIVHDELVELLGGKAAPLAPVDKSPTIYMVCGLQGSGKTTLVGKLALMHKRKNQKPLVVAADIYRPAAVKQLKVLADSIQVEQFSLDGQNPVEICRQAVKHAEKSFIDLVILDTAGRLHVDDDLMLELEEIKKAVKPHEILLVADSMTGQDAVNVADVFHKRLNITGVVLSKLDGDARGGAALSIRRVTGCPIKLASVGEKLGDLEPFHPDRLASRILGMGDIVTLVEKAQATVDMEQAKKLQQKLLKAKFDFEDFLEQMNQLKKMGPLESVLGMVPGIGKALKGIKFDENEIERTAAIIKSMTPQERRHPHLIDGSRKKRIALGSGTSVQTVNQLLKQFFAMQKMFVSIGKKDFKGLPKNLMPF from the coding sequence ATGTTCTCACATCTGACCGACAAGCTCGAGCTTGCCTTCAAAAAGCTGCGCGGCCTTGGCAAGATCTCGGAGACGAATATCAAGGACTCTATGCGCGAAGTCCGGCAGGCGCTGCTCGAAGCTGACGTCAACTTCAAGGTGGCGCGCGATTTCGTCAAGTCGGTCCAGGAGAAAGCAGTCGGCACTGAGGTACTCAAGTCTATCGATCCCGGCCAGCAGATTGTCAAAATCGTTCACGACGAGCTGGTCGAACTTCTCGGCGGGAAAGCCGCCCCGCTTGCCCCGGTCGACAAATCCCCCACTATCTACATGGTCTGCGGCCTGCAAGGCTCCGGCAAGACGACCCTGGTCGGCAAGCTGGCGCTTATGCACAAGCGCAAAAATCAAAAACCGCTCGTGGTGGCCGCCGATATCTACCGCCCCGCCGCGGTCAAACAGCTCAAGGTGCTGGCGGATTCGATCCAGGTCGAGCAGTTCTCTCTCGACGGACAAAACCCGGTAGAGATTTGCCGCCAGGCGGTGAAACATGCCGAGAAGAGCTTCATCGATCTGGTTATCTTAGACACCGCCGGGCGTTTGCACGTAGACGACGACCTGATGCTTGAGCTCGAGGAGATCAAGAAGGCCGTCAAGCCGCATGAGATTCTCTTGGTCGCCGACAGCATGACCGGCCAGGATGCGGTCAATGTCGCCGACGTATTCCACAAGCGCCTCAATATCACCGGTGTGGTGCTGTCCAAACTCGACGGCGATGCCCGTGGCGGCGCGGCGCTCTCGATCCGCAGAGTAACTGGCTGTCCGATCAAGCTCGCCTCGGTGGGCGAAAAACTAGGCGATCTGGAACCGTTTCATCCAGACCGCCTGGCGTCGCGCATTCTCGGCATGGGCGATATTGTTACGCTGGTCGAGAAGGCCCAGGCCACGGTCGACATGGAGCAGGCCAAGAAGCTCCAGCAGAAGCTGCTCAAGGCCAAGTTTGACTTCGAGGACTTTCTCGAGCAAATGAACCAGCTCAAAAAGATGGGACCGCTGGAGTCGGTGCTGGGGATGGTGCCTGGAATCGGAAAGGCGCTCAAGGGGATCAAATTCGACGAGAACGAGATCGAGCGCACCGCGGCGATTATCAAATCGATGACCCCGCAGGAGCGGCGCCATCCGCACCTTATCGACGGCTCCCGGAAGAAGCGAATCGCGCTCGGATCGGGCACATCGGTGCAGACGGTCAATCAATTGCTCAAGCAGTTCTTCGCCATGCAAAAGATGTTTGTGTCGATTGGAAAGAAAGATTTCAAAGGTTTACCCAAGAACTTAATGCCGTTTTAG
- a CDS encoding YraN family protein translates to MPSSKNPKPKNRRRIETGRRFERLAARFYTDNGFEIIARNWRAGRREIDLIVRKQDVIAFVEVKASVGKKFGHPIERVDKKKIAHMTDSARQYIISNDLSGVDFRFDVITFQSGKLEHYPNAFEVA, encoded by the coding sequence ATGCCCTCTTCTAAGAACCCAAAGCCGAAGAACCGGCGCAGAATCGAAACGGGAAGAAGATTCGAGCGGTTGGCGGCTCGTTTCTACACTGACAACGGTTTCGAGATCATCGCGCGCAACTGGCGCGCGGGGCGGAGGGAAATCGATCTTATTGTGCGCAAGCAGGATGTGATCGCGTTTGTGGAGGTAAAAGCGTCGGTCGGCAAGAAGTTCGGTCATCCGATCGAGAGAGTAGATAAGAAGAAAATCGCCCACATGACCGATTCCGCCCGGCAATACATCATCAGCAATGACCTAAGCGGCGTCGATTTCCGCTTCGATGTAATCACCTTTCAGAGCGGCAAACTGGAGCACTATCCGAACGCGTTTGAGGTTGCTTAG
- a CDS encoding RsmD family RNA methyltransferase: MSKERQLEFRIIAGELKGKKIVTPDLGITRPPLSRLRKAIFDYLTPYLDNADYLDLFSGTGSYVFEAVSRGAKSGTGVELEPRLAEAINSQATKLGVGDRLRCLTGDVFTVIPALQQQGSRFDIIMMAPPQYKGIIDLTLKLLAEHRLIMGVGQKPSGFDISKGPDVETAGVSTYRGEDRTSQIICQHDTSETDKIDWGAWRIVQQRKYGNTTFTILGM; this comes from the coding sequence ATGTCCAAAGAACGTCAACTCGAATTCAGAATCATCGCCGGTGAGCTGAAAGGCAAAAAGATCGTCACGCCCGATCTCGGCATAACCCGTCCGCCGTTGTCGCGACTGCGCAAGGCGATTTTCGATTACCTGACGCCTTACTTGGACAACGCCGATTATCTCGATCTCTTCAGCGGCACCGGTTCGTACGTCTTCGAGGCGGTCTCCCGCGGCGCAAAAAGCGGCACCGGCGTGGAACTGGAGCCCCGCCTGGCCGAGGCGATCAATTCGCAGGCGACAAAACTTGGTGTCGGGGACAGACTCCGATGTCTGACCGGCGATGTCTTTACAGTCATCCCAGCTCTCCAGCAGCAGGGATCACGATTCGATATCATTATGATGGCTCCGCCGCAGTACAAGGGGATTATCGATCTCACTCTGAAGCTCTTGGCTGAGCATAGACTCATTATGGGCGTAGGTCAAAAACCTTCTGGTTTTGATATCTCCAAGGGACCGGATGTCGAAACCGCAGGGGTTTCGACCTACAGGGGCGAGGATCGTACGTCGCAGATCATCTGCCAGCACGATACATCGGAAACAGACAAGATTGACTGGGGAGCCTGGCGAATCGTACAGCAGCGAAAGTACGGGAACACGACGTTTACGATTCTCGGGATGTAG
- the trmD gene encoding tRNA (guanosine(37)-N1)-methyltransferase TrmD has product MKFEIVTLFPDYFSLSMRQSLIGKAWDKQLFDIVLVNPRDFAVDKHHSVDDTPYGGGGGMVMMLEPLDRCLESLGWPHKGKEKRPSKERLILTSAAGRVLAQSLAVEYSLCERLTIICGHYLGVDERLLSLYEIDEVSIGDYVLTGGEPAAAVMVDAVARLIPRVLGNFESALGDSHMDQITGAPCYTKPAEYLGLKVPEVLVSGDHARIQQFRTDAALEKCRRNRPDLFRRLRAADHEGPSE; this is encoded by the coding sequence ATGAAGTTTGAGATTGTCACACTGTTTCCTGATTATTTCAGCCTGTCCATGCGGCAGTCACTGATCGGGAAAGCGTGGGACAAGCAGCTCTTTGACATAGTATTGGTAAACCCGCGTGACTTCGCGGTCGACAAGCATCATTCGGTCGACGACACCCCGTACGGCGGCGGCGGCGGCATGGTGATGATGCTTGAGCCGCTGGACCGCTGCCTGGAGTCGCTCGGATGGCCGCACAAGGGCAAAGAAAAGAGGCCCTCCAAAGAGCGGCTGATTCTCACCTCGGCGGCAGGCCGGGTGCTGGCGCAATCGCTGGCGGTAGAGTACTCATTGTGTGAGCGGCTCACGATTATCTGCGGCCACTACCTCGGCGTGGATGAGCGGCTGTTGAGCCTGTATGAGATCGACGAGGTTTCGATCGGCGATTACGTCCTCACCGGCGGCGAACCGGCCGCGGCGGTGATGGTCGACGCAGTCGCGCGGTTGATTCCAAGAGTGCTGGGCAATTTCGAGTCGGCGCTGGGTGATTCGCACATGGACCAGATCACCGGCGCCCCGTGCTACACCAAGCCGGCCGAGTATCTCGGTCTGAAGGTGCCGGAGGTGCTCGTATCAGGCGATCATGCCCGGATCCAGCAGTTCCGTACCGACGCCGCCCTGGAGAAATGCCGGCGCAACCGGCCAGATCTGTTCCGTAGACTGAGAGCCGCGGATCATGAAGGGCCGTCAGAATGA
- the rpsP gene encoding 30S ribosomal protein S16, with translation MAVHIRLRRMGKKKRPYYRIVAADSRRARDGRFLEVLGTYNPIERPAVVSVKEERLTYWLNTGAEPSDTVSSLLTQIGFTEKYHKVRAGQDVAELALKATITERKKKTRKAKKAAAARAQAAEAEAAAAAQPPAEGEKTEG, from the coding sequence TTGGCAGTACACATTAGACTTCGTCGGATGGGCAAGAAAAAGCGCCCGTATTACCGTATCGTGGCGGCGGATTCGCGCCGCGCTCGCGACGGCCGTTTTCTGGAGGTGCTGGGAACTTACAACCCGATCGAGCGCCCGGCGGTCGTGTCGGTCAAAGAGGAACGACTCACCTACTGGCTGAACACCGGCGCCGAGCCGAGCGATACGGTCAGTTCGCTCCTGACGCAGATCGGGTTTACTGAGAAGTATCACAAAGTCCGGGCCGGTCAGGATGTGGCCGAGTTGGCCCTCAAGGCCACGATTACGGAGCGCAAGAAGAAGACCCGGAAAGCCAAGAAGGCGGCGGCGGCCCGGGCACAGGCGGCTGAGGCCGAAGCCGCGGCGGCGGCCCAGCCTCCGGCCGAAGGCGAGAAGACCGAAGGTTGA
- the ispG gene encoding flavodoxin-dependent (E)-4-hydroxy-3-methylbut-2-enyl-diphosphate synthase, translating to MELNYPVQRRSSRAVKIGNVIIGGGFPIAIQSMTTTDTRDVPATVKQINQLFEAGADIVRLSVLNADAGEKLAEIRKQVDRPLVADIHFQYKLALAAIAAGFDKIRINPGNIGEDWKVREVTKAAKDKGIPIRIGVNSGSLPKDLLEQYGHDDPRAFVEAALREAAILEEMDFHDIVISVKSTSTNTAFWAYHMLAQRCDYPLHVGITESGTLETGTVKSSVGIGAILLTGIGDTIRVSLSADPIHEIRVGKQILKSCALRKEGVEIIACPTCGRCQIDLIPLAESIEQKTKHMKSSLKVAVMGCPVNGPGEAAAADVGITGGKGKAILMKKGEIIKTAPEAELEKMLLDEIEAMTGEKVQR from the coding sequence ATGGAACTTAATTATCCGGTGCAGCGACGCTCAAGCCGCGCGGTCAAGATCGGCAATGTCATCATCGGAGGTGGTTTTCCGATCGCGATTCAATCGATGACTACGACTGATACCCGCGACGTGCCCGCCACGGTTAAACAGATAAACCAGTTATTCGAGGCCGGCGCCGATATCGTGCGGCTGTCGGTGCTAAACGCCGATGCCGGTGAAAAGCTGGCGGAAATCAGGAAGCAAGTCGACCGTCCGCTGGTCGCCGACATACACTTTCAGTACAAGCTGGCCCTGGCGGCTATTGCGGCCGGGTTTGACAAGATCAGGATAAACCCCGGAAACATCGGCGAGGACTGGAAAGTCCGCGAGGTCACCAAAGCTGCCAAGGATAAGGGCATTCCGATACGGATCGGTGTCAACTCCGGTTCGCTTCCCAAGGATTTGCTCGAGCAGTACGGCCACGACGACCCCCGCGCGTTTGTCGAGGCGGCGCTGCGCGAGGCGGCCATTCTCGAAGAAATGGACTTTCACGATATCGTTATCTCGGTCAAATCGACCAGCACCAATACCGCCTTCTGGGCCTACCACATGCTGGCCCAGCGGTGCGATTACCCTCTGCACGTGGGAATCACCGAGTCCGGCACGCTTGAGACCGGCACGGTCAAATCCTCGGTGGGTATCGGCGCGATTCTTCTCACTGGTATCGGCGATACAATCCGCGTTTCGCTTTCAGCGGATCCGATTCACGAAATCCGGGTCGGCAAGCAGATTCTCAAGTCGTGCGCGTTACGAAAAGAGGGCGTGGAGATTATCGCCTGCCCAACCTGCGGGCGGTGCCAGATCGATTTGATTCCACTGGCGGAATCGATCGAGCAGAAGACCAAGCATATGAAGTCATCGCTGAAAGTTGCGGTTATGGGGTGCCCGGTGAATGGTCCCGGCGAGGCGGCGGCGGCTGATGTCGGCATCACCGGCGGCAAGGGGAAGGCGATTCTGATGAAAAAGGGCGAGATCATCAAGACCGCGCCGGAGGCGGAGCTGGAAAAAATGCTGTTAGACGAGATCGAGGCGATGACCGGCGAGAAGGTGCAGCGGTAG
- the rplS gene encoding 50S ribosomal protein L19, with translation MKRIAQIEKKFMRDTTPEFRSGDTVRVHVRIKEGDKERIQIFQGDVISRRGGGTGETFTVRKISEGIGVERVFPLHSPNVAKIERVRQGHVRRGKLYYMRDLTGKSARIKEGMTGSEKEGNGEPEKK, from the coding sequence ATGAAACGAATCGCACAGATTGAAAAGAAGTTCATGCGTGACACCACCCCGGAGTTCCGTTCGGGCGACACCGTGCGGGTGCATGTACGCATCAAAGAGGGCGACAAGGAGCGTATTCAGATCTTCCAGGGGGACGTGATCAGCCGTCGCGGCGGAGGCACCGGCGAGACCTTCACGGTGCGAAAGATTTCGGAGGGGATAGGCGTGGAGCGCGTGTTTCCGCTGCATTCGCCGAACGTGGCGAAAATCGAGCGGGTTCGCCAGGGTCATGTCAGGCGCGGCAAGCTGTATTATATGCGTGATCTGACCGGCAAATCGGCGCGAATCAAAGAAGGCATGACCGGCAGCGAGAAAGAAGGCAACGGCGAGCCGGAGAAGAAGTAG
- a CDS encoding DUF1028 domain-containing protein, with the protein MNRYLISPALVITAVSSVSSGVDAGEPARQEPIATFSIVARDSATGELGVAVASKFFTVGNVVPWAKAGIGAVATQAFCNTSFGWRGLDMLETGMTPEQIRDSLLKNDNDPGRRQFGIVAADGRSVTYTGDGCSAWAGGRSGLNYAVQGNILAGEAVVVAMEKAFLQTGGNLADRMYAALLAGEAAGGDSRGKQSAALLVVREGAGYGGYTDRAIDIRIDDHPEPFLELGRILNIAQMNYSWNIAWTAFTEKRFADALPPMERCATLAPDYGEVFYDLAVIRLANGDRPGAREALRKAVVLNPKLVAQARVDSDLGALHGDDKYETILRESKE; encoded by the coding sequence ATGAACAGATACCTGATTTCTCCCGCATTAGTGATCACGGCGGTCTCCAGCGTGTCGTCCGGCGTTGACGCCGGCGAACCGGCCAGGCAAGAGCCAATAGCCACGTTTTCAATCGTGGCGCGGGACTCGGCCACCGGCGAACTCGGTGTGGCGGTGGCCTCGAAGTTCTTTACGGTCGGCAATGTCGTTCCGTGGGCGAAAGCAGGAATCGGCGCAGTAGCCACGCAGGCGTTCTGCAATACGTCGTTTGGCTGGCGCGGGCTGGATATGCTGGAGACGGGCATGACTCCCGAGCAAATTCGCGACAGCCTGCTCAAGAACGACAACGATCCCGGCCGCCGCCAGTTCGGCATTGTCGCCGCCGATGGCCGCTCGGTCACTTACACCGGCGACGGCTGCTCCGCCTGGGCGGGAGGGCGCTCCGGCCTGAATTATGCGGTGCAGGGCAATATTCTCGCGGGCGAGGCGGTGGTGGTCGCTATGGAAAAGGCCTTTCTGCAGACGGGTGGCAATCTTGCAGATCGGATGTACGCAGCTCTTCTGGCGGGCGAGGCGGCCGGCGGCGACTCGCGAGGTAAACAATCCGCAGCCTTGCTGGTAGTACGCGAGGGTGCCGGCTACGGCGGCTATACTGATAGGGCTATCGATATCCGCATCGATGACCACCCCGAACCGTTTCTTGAACTGGGGCGCATCCTGAATATCGCTCAGATGAACTACTCCTGGAATATCGCCTGGACCGCGTTTACCGAAAAGCGGTTCGCCGATGCTCTGCCGCCCATGGAGCGCTGTGCCACACTGGCCCCGGACTATGGTGAAGTTTTCTACGATCTCGCGGTGATTCGCCTGGCGAACGGAGACAGGCCGGGTGCGCGGGAGGCGCTCAGGAAAGCGGTGGTATTGAATCCCAAGCTGGTGGCGCAGGCTCGGGTGGATAGTGATCTCGGCGCCTTACACGGCGACGACAAGTATGAGACGATATTGAGAGAATCGAAGGAGTAG
- a CDS encoding ribonuclease HII, with product MAIKSILSDTTLSAFLENLETMLYERGYSGVCGVDEAGRGPLAGPVVAAAVILPREVEIDGLDDSKKLTPARRGYVFEQIVGLSLPCAVGIIDHATIDQINILQASLRAMRKAVIDLDPRPDVVLVDGNASIPNLSQPQFAVVGGDRRCRAISAASVIAKVTRDRIMDRYQELYPGFSFSTHKGYPTAEHLQELRKHGPCDIHRRTFRPVAELVNQYALF from the coding sequence GTGGCCATCAAATCGATCCTGTCAGACACTACACTAAGCGCGTTTCTCGAAAACCTCGAGACGATGCTTTACGAGCGCGGCTACTCGGGTGTTTGCGGGGTCGACGAAGCCGGGCGCGGGCCGCTCGCCGGACCGGTCGTCGCGGCGGCGGTGATTTTACCGCGTGAAGTCGAGATCGACGGGCTCGATGATTCCAAGAAGCTCACGCCGGCCAGGCGAGGCTACGTATTCGAGCAGATCGTGGGGCTGTCGCTGCCGTGCGCGGTAGGCATCATAGATCATGCGACCATCGACCAGATCAACATCCTGCAGGCATCGCTGCGCGCGATGCGCAAGGCGGTGATCGACCTCGATCCGCGCCCCGATGTGGTTTTGGTCGACGGCAATGCGTCGATTCCAAATCTGTCCCAGCCCCAGTTTGCGGTGGTCGGAGGAGACCGCCGCTGCCGCGCCATCTCCGCCGCCAGCGTTATTGCCAAAGTTACCCGCGACCGGATCATGGATCGGTACCAGGAGCTTTACCCCGGCTTTTCGTTTTCCACGCATAAGGGGTACCCGACCGCGGAGCACCTTCAGGAACTGCGCAAGCACGGGCCGTGCGACATTCACAGACGAACCTTCCGCCCCGTGGCCGAACTGGTCAACCAGTATGCCCTCTTCTAA
- a CDS encoding DUF5700 domain-containing putative Zn-dependent protease, whose protein sequence is MRTVLFFLACAVVSSNLLSCYRESSKTAKQQVDFSAATALLDVLQASVDESPNCDSITDRLSSLPRQQRDALLDSLIAAKESKPALVRRIHALIESPAYRLYYRQFRNVKPDDHRRILLALPYEAIPSPADISRNLLEITVHLPSVRSWIKGLSSRIDLDTCRSIAERWLPDGEHEIPETFFIFDGNGDAFAHDGQVCFDLYSLVLARRSPDTRYEGLDTLSADGIEPVLAHEFHHIFAQPYFAPSRDEAADWTIRWRNRLIRRLVTEGTAMHCNPPEGFNRTIKEDTAVVVHWLRELDKMMALVKSGEVAEEVASDWLGNTYQEAARSVLRQYLSRTIPEDELEREVKAHEIDRPSLVYTLGWWMVSHISDKGFNPEAVHELIKHPLTLFERYNAKVSPGADSLKTHR, encoded by the coding sequence GTGCGAACTGTTCTCTTTTTCCTCGCCTGTGCAGTCGTATCCTCAAACTTGCTGAGCTGCTACCGGGAATCATCGAAAACCGCGAAACAGCAGGTCGACTTCTCGGCCGCCACGGCCCTGCTGGACGTACTACAGGCCTCGGTCGATGAGTCCCCGAACTGTGACTCTATCACTGACCGACTATCATCGCTCCCCAGACAACAGCGCGATGCCTTGCTGGACAGCCTGATTGCCGCAAAGGAATCAAAGCCAGCGTTGGTTCGCCGCATCCATGCGCTTATTGAATCGCCCGCCTATCGTCTGTACTACCGGCAATTCCGCAACGTGAAGCCGGATGACCACCGTCGGATTCTACTGGCCCTCCCCTATGAGGCCATCCCCAGCCCGGCCGATATCTCCCGCAACCTGCTTGAAATAACCGTGCATCTTCCGTCGGTCCGAAGCTGGATCAAGGGATTGAGCTCGCGGATTGATCTTGACACTTGCCGCAGCATCGCGGAGCGCTGGCTCCCGGACGGCGAACACGAAATCCCCGAGACGTTTTTCATATTCGACGGGAACGGCGATGCTTTTGCCCATGACGGACAGGTTTGTTTCGATCTGTATTCTCTGGTCCTGGCGCGTCGGTCGCCGGACACCCGCTACGAGGGCCTGGACACGCTGTCCGCCGACGGCATCGAGCCCGTGCTGGCCCACGAGTTCCATCACATCTTCGCGCAGCCGTACTTCGCGCCCTCGCGGGACGAAGCCGCAGATTGGACGATCCGTTGGAGAAACCGGCTGATCCGGAGGCTGGTCACGGAGGGTACCGCCATGCATTGTAATCCTCCCGAGGGTTTCAATCGCACAATCAAGGAAGATACCGCGGTGGTCGTGCACTGGTTACGGGAGCTCGATAAGATGATGGCCCTGGTGAAGAGCGGTGAGGTTGCCGAAGAGGTCGCCTCGGACTGGCTGGGCAACACCTATCAGGAGGCTGCGAGGAGCGTCCTTCGTCAGTATCTGAGCCGGACAATTCCGGAGGATGAGCTGGAGCGGGAGGTGAAAGCGCATGAGATTGATCGCCCGTCGCTGGTCTACACCCTGGGCTGGTGGATGGTCTCGCATATCAGCGACAAGGGATTCAATCCCGAGGCAGTACACGAGCTAATCAAACATCCCCTTACTCTGTTCGAGCGGTATAACGCAAAAGTCAGCCCAGGCGCTGACAGTCTGAAAACTCACCGCTGA
- the rimM gene encoding ribosome maturation factor RimM (Essential for efficient processing of 16S rRNA), whose product METKGDLILVGRLGRARGVHGWIWITPDTDFPERFGELDRILVSEQDAWRELEIEAAEVIGGRPVIKFVGIDSREDAARYTNRQLAVARTQLVALPPDTHYVFDLVGCAVRDADNGRRLGEIIDVIRYPANDVYVVRTDSGKDVLFPAVNDYVRKIDTVLRTVVVVSGGMFDDTDEKNGS is encoded by the coding sequence TTGGAAACCAAAGGAGATCTGATACTGGTCGGCCGTCTCGGTCGCGCCCGCGGAGTGCACGGCTGGATCTGGATAACCCCCGACACCGACTTCCCCGAACGGTTCGGCGAGCTGGATCGGATTCTGGTGAGCGAACAGGACGCCTGGCGCGAACTCGAAATCGAGGCGGCGGAAGTTATCGGGGGACGGCCGGTGATCAAATTTGTCGGAATTGACAGTCGTGAGGATGCCGCCCGGTACACCAATCGCCAACTGGCCGTAGCAAGAACGCAACTGGTAGCGCTGCCGCCGGATACGCACTACGTTTTTGACCTGGTCGGCTGCGCGGTGCGCGATGCCGACAACGGACGGCGCCTGGGTGAGATTATCGACGTGATTCGCTACCCGGCCAACGACGTGTACGTGGTCAGGACTGACAGCGGTAAAGATGTCTTGTTTCCGGCGGTAAATGACTATGTGCGAAAGATCGACACCGTCCTGCGCACGGTAGTAGTGGTGAGCGGCGGCATGTTCGACGACACGGACGAGAAAAACGGATCATGA